One window of the Dreissena polymorpha isolate Duluth1 chromosome 5, UMN_Dpol_1.0, whole genome shotgun sequence genome contains the following:
- the LOC127881914 gene encoding uncharacterized protein LOC127881914 has translation MGSKRLLSDIRMLSPAEQTSMLEAQHKVVCQFAPKFVCFSYAAMKQRLHLAALHSVSNAHRKHAETKNGEKRYRISYPKYKAGHHVVKPVKEACNYDYVTELMVELLQLKQQFKSTRIAKQASSSILFSPPPLASSAKKILKNEAVQLHRSRLN, from the exons ATGGGAAGCAAGCGCCTTCTCTCTGACATTCGCATGCTGTCACCAGCTGAACAGACCTCGATGCTGGAGGCTCAACACAAGGTGGTCTGCCAATTTGCGCCAAAATTTGTCTGCTTTTCATATGCAGCAATGAAACAGAG ATTGCATCTGGCAGCCCTGCATTCCGTTTCTAATGCGCACAGGAAACATGCAGAGACGAAGAACGGCGAAAAGCGCTACAGGATTTCGTATCCAAAGTACAAGGCGGGACACCATGTCGTGAAACCTGTTAAAGAGGCCTGCAATTATG ATTATGTCACAGAGCTCATGGTTGAATTGCTGCAATTAAAACAACAGTTCAAGAGCACCCGGATTGCTAAGCAGGCATCTTCTTCCATTCTGTTCTCTCCACCACCATTAGCATCATCTGCGAAGAAAATTTTAAAGAATGAAGCAGTGCAGTTGCACCGCTCTAGGCTTAATTAA